A region of the Desulfovibrio sp. Huiquan2017 genome:
CCTTGCAGCGGGTGGACGTTGAAGGCCACGAAGCGCCTGCCGTCGCGCTCGAAGGGCTCGACGTCGAAGGCGTGCAGGGCCGAGGTCCGGGCTCCGGTGTCCACCTTGGCCTTGACGGCGGGCACGTCCAGGTCGGGCAGGCCGACCCACTCCCGCCAGCCGATGATCATTTTCGGTTCTTTCGGTTTTTTCATGGATGTTGGTCTCGGTTGTCGGCCCGGCCTGTGCGGCGGGCCGGTTGCGGCGCGGGGCGCTCCCGTATGCCAGGATGCGTTACATGTAGAAGAAAGGCAACAGGAACGACAGCGCCCCCCACATGATCAGGACCAGGGGCGCGCCCACCTTGAGAAAATCGGAGAAGGCGTATTCGCCCGCGTTCATGACCAGGAGGTTGGTCTTGTAGGCCATGGGCGTGGCGTAGCTCATGTTCGCTCCGAAGAGTACGGCCAGGACGAAGGGCTCGGGCGGCAATCCCATCTGCCGGGCGATGGACACGGCGATGGGCGTGCCGATGACCGCCGTGGCGTTGTTGGAGATGACGTTGGTCAGCCCGGCCATGAGCAGCATCAGGCCGCTCAGGACCATGGCCGGGGAGGCGTTCCCGGACAGGGCCACGAAGGTCGAGCCGAGGTATTGGGCTCCGCCGGTGCGGATCATGGCCGTGCCCAGGGCCAGGCTGGTGACCACGATGAGGATGACCTGGACGCTCAGGGCGCGAGTGGCGTCCCGCCAGGCCAGGCAGCCGGTCAGGATCATGAGCAGGGCTCCGGCCGTGGCGCTGATGGCGATGGGCAGCAGACCCAGGGCGGCGGCGAGGATTACGGCGAGCATGATGGCCAGGGCTAGGGGGGCCTTGCGCGAGTAGGGCAGGTCCATGGTCGAGTCCAGGACCAGGAAATCCGTGTTTTGTTTCAACTCCGCGATGCTCCGGCGCGGTCCCTGGACGAGCAGGATGTCCCCCACCCGCAAGCGGATGTCGCCCACGTGGTCGCGGATGCGTTCGTACCGCCTGCCCGAGCGGTGGATGGCCAGGGCGACGAGCCCGGTGCGTTCGAAGAAGTGGTAGTCGTTCAGGGTGATGCCGTGGAGCATTGATCCCTGGAATACGGCGATTTCGGCGATCTGCTGGTCCGTCTCGGCCAGGGGGTTGTCTTCGCTGACCGGCTTGTCCTCGGAGCCCGCCGGGTAGAGCGTGCCGCTCAGGAGCCGTTCGAATTCCTTGAGCCGCTCGGGCGTATCGCTGACCACCATGTGGTCGCCGGGCAGGAGGGTCACGTCCGGCAGGAGCATGAGTTCGTTGCCCTCGCCGCGTTCCAGGGCGTCTATCTGCATCTTGCCGCCGGTCAGGTCCAGGGCCGTGAGCAGGGGCTTGCCATCCAGGGGCCCGCCTTCGGCCACGGCCAGATGGGCGGTAAATATCCGGGGCGAGGCATCGGCGATGCGGATGGCGCGGTCGGGCAGCAGGCGCGGGGCGATGAGCCAGAGATAGGCCGTGCCGATCAGCCCGGCCAGGACCGCCGGGACCGCGAAGTCGAACATGGAGAAGGGGGCCAGGCCCATCTCGGCCGCCACGGCCACCACCAGGAGGTTGGTGGAGGTGCCGATGGTTGTGGCCGTCCCGCCGAGCAGGGTGGAGAAGCCCATGGGCATGAGCACCCGCGTCGCCGGGGTGTTGGTCTTGAGCGACACGCTGATGAGCACCGGGAGCAGGAGCACGACCACGGGCACATTGTTGATGAAGGCGCTGATCAGCCCGCCGAGCAGCAGGGTCAGGAGCAGGGAAAGGCTCGGGCTGATTCGCCAGAACCGCGCCAGGGAACGGCCTACGGGGTCCAGCGCGCCGGTGCGCAGGATGCCCTGGCCCGCGATCATCAGGGCGCAGACCGCCACCAGCGCCTCGTTGCCGAAGCCGAGGAAGAAGTCCACGGCTCGCAGGCGCACGCCGTCCGCCTCGAAGGGAAACAGCTCGAAGCCCACGGCCAGGCAGACCAGGACCACCAGGCTGGAGGTCTCCAGGGGAAGCTTGTCGCGGCTGAACAGGATCAGGGCCAGGCCGGTCAACAGCAGCACGGCGAGGGCGTGGGTGTTGGGTGGAAGGGGAATGGGCATGCGGCTTCCTCGCGTTGGGGGTCCTTGGGCGGCCGGTTTCCCAGGCCGGACACCAGCATAGCACGATTCGGGGCGGCAGGTCATGTCCCGCGCCGGGCCCGATTCTAATCGTATTTCACCCCTTCCATTTTCGTGGTACCACGAAATTTGTGGAGTCTTTGCACTCAACCGGCGGCCCACGGCTCGCCCGGAGGAATGGTGGAATTCACTAATCTTGACCAGTGCATGCGGCGTGTCTCCGAGCTTGAGGACGAGCTGGCGAGTGTGGAGCGGCGGTGGCGCGGCGCTCTTGAACACCTGCCCCGGATGGGCGTCGGCCTGGATCCGGAGGGACGGGTGGTTTCCGCCAACCGGTGTTTCCTCGAAGCAACCGGGTGGACCTTTGATGAGATACGCGGACAGGACTGGTTTGACCTGTTCCTGCCCGAGGACGCGCGCCGGGACGCCCGGGAAGTCTTTCTGGATATATTGGCCCGCCGGGAGATCGGGCCGCACTCCTGCCACACCGATGAAATCTTCACCCGCGACGGCCGGTTGCGGACTGTTTCCTGGTTCAGCATTCCGTCGTCCGTTCCGGGCGGCGGCGTGACCAGCCTGGGAGACGACCTGACGGTCCATGAGCCTTCCCGGCAGATCGGAATGCTGGACGAGGAGCGCCTCAACCTCGCTCTGGACGCTGCCAGGGGATTGGTCTGGGACCTGGATTGCGAAACCCGGCAGATTTTCGTCAGTCCGCAACTGACCTCCTTGTTGGGCTATGGGCTGGACGCCGCGCCGGATTCCGTCGAGGGCTGGCTGGAGTTGGTGCACCCCGATGACCAATCCGGAATCGAAGCGGCCCTGTGGGAAGCGGCGAAGCGCCGGGATGCTTTTGAGGGCGAAATGCGCATCCGGACCAGCGACGGGAGCTGGAAGTGGATTCTGATCCGGGGCAAGATGGTCGCGTCCGCCGGCGGCGAAGGCTCGGCCCGTATGGTCGGAACCCTTCAGGACATCCACGCCCGCAAGACCGCCGAGGAGGAATTGCGCCGGGCCAAGATGGCCGCCGATCTGGCCAACAGCGCACTGAAGCTCAATATGGCCCATTTGCGCACCCTCATGGAAACCATGCCGGAGCTGGTCTGGGTCAAGGACGAGAATGGCGTATTCCTTTTCTGCAACCATCGCTTCGAGCGTCTTTACGGGGCCAGGGAAGCGGACATCGTCGGGCGCACGGACTACGATTTCGTGGACGCCGACCAGGCGGACGCCTTTCGGGCCCACGATCTGCGGGCCATGACCTCGGGCAAGCCGTGCATCAACGAGGAGCTGGTCACCTACAGCGACGACGGCCACGAGGAGTACCTGGAGACCATCAAAACGCCGCTGTACGACGATGACGGCGAGCTTCTCGGTGTGCTCGGCGTGGCCCGCGACATCACCGAACGCAAGCGCATCGCCGACGATCTCAAGGAGAGCGAGCTGCGCTTCAAGGTCTTGCATAACGCCTCCTTCGGGGGCATCGCCATCCACGACGGGGGCATCCTGCTCGACTGCAACCAGGGCCTCTCGGACATTACCGGCTATTCCCAAGAGGAACTCGTCGGCATGGACGGTCTTGATCTCGTGGCCGAACCCATGCGCGCCGAGGTCCGGGAGAAAATTCGTGCGCAGTACAACCGCCCCTACGAAACCGTGGGGCTGCGCAAGGACGGCTCCGAATATCCCCTCCGCGTCGCGGCCAAGAGCATTCCCCACAAAGGCTGTTCGGTTCGGGTGGTGGAGTTCAGGGACATCACCGAGCGCAAGCGGGCCGAAAACGAGCTCAAGGACAGTGAACGCCGCCACCGGGTCATTTTCGAGAATTCGCCGCTGGGCATGATCCGTTTCGGCCGGGACGGGCGCATTCTGGATTGCAACGACCGCTCCGTGGAGATGATTGGCACCTGCCGGGAACAGCTCATCGGTTTCTCCATGCTGTACGAAAGCAACAGGGACATGTGCCGGGCATTGACCAGGGCCATATCGGGCCATCCGTCCTCTTACGAGGATTATTACAGGTCCGAGGTTGGCCAACGGGAGGCCTTCCTGCATGTCCAGTTCAACCCGGTCAACCCGGGCCAGTCGCCCACCGAGGTCATCGCCACCCTGGAGGACTTCAGCGAGCGCAAGCTGGACCAGGACGCCCTGCGCCGGGCCAAGGAGCAGGCCGAGGCCTTCAGCCGCTCCAAGACGGAGTTTTTGACCAACATGAGCCACGAGATCCGGACCCCGCTCAACGGGATCATGGGCATGCTCCAGCTCATGCAGTCCACGGGGCTGACCCCGGAACAGGGCGAGTACTCCGGGGCCGCCCTTCAATCTGCGCGGCGTCTGATGAATCTGTTGACCGATATCCTGGACCTGTCCCGGGTGGAGGCGGGCAAGCTGGTGGTGCGCAACGCCCCCTTCGACCTGGTGGAAACGTGCGAGCAGGTCTGTGACCTGTTCAAGCTGACCTCGTCCCAGTCCGGGGTCGCGCTGGGCTGCGAACAGGGCGAGAACGTCCCGCGCCGTGTGGTCGGGGACGCCGTTCGGTTGCAACAGGTTCTGACCAACCTCCTCGGCAACGCCTTCAAGTTCACCGCCGAGGGCCGCGTCGTCCTGGCCGCGCACCGGCTGCAGGACTCGCCGTCGGACGATTACCGCATTCTCTTTTCCGTGGCCGACACCGGAGAGGGCATCCCGGACGGGAAGGTCGGCACCCTGTTCGACGCCTTCACCCAGGTCAGCGAGGGGTACACGAAGCGGCACCAGGGGGCCGGGCTGGGATTGTCCATCTGCCGGAACCTGATCGACCTCATGGGCGGGACCCTGGCCATCGAGAGCAAGGAGGGACGGGGAACCACCCTGTATGTCTCCCTGCCCTTCGGGAAGGGAGACGAGACCGCGCCCGCCGTCGTCCCTCCTCAGTCGCGCACCGGGATAGTCCTGGAACCGCTGTCCATCCTCCTGGCCGAGGACGAGCGGGTCAACAGCCTGGTCATGCGGCGCGTCCTGGAAAAGGGCGGGCACAGGGTCGTCGTCGTGGAGAACGGGGCTCAGGTCTTGGAAACCTTGAGGAGCGCGTCCTTCGATGTGATCCTCATGGACATCCAGATGCCGGTCTTGGACGGGGTTGAGACCGCCCGGGCCATCCGGGCCGGGAAAGCCGGAGCGGACCGGGCCGATATCCCCCTCGTGGCCGTGACCGCCTACGCCATGGTCGGGGACCGCGAGAAATTCATCGAGGCGGGCATGGACGGATACGTGGTTAAGCCCGTTGAAGTGGAGAAGCTGGAGCAAGCCCTGGCGGAGGCATGCCCGTGGAGCGTCCGGTGATCAGGCGGCGGCCTCGGGCCCTTGTCGTCTTGTTCCGGGCGGGCATCCTGGCGTTGTTCACACTTTGGGCGGCCGTCCCGTCCCCGGCGGCGGACGATGCGGCCCCCTGGTGGCCCATCCCGGTCAAGAGCTATTACGGCATCTACGATCCGGGGAGCAAGCGGCCCGGCCAGGCCTCGGTCAGCCTCAACCGACCCAAGCTCGAAGAGTGGGCTCCGCCGAGGCGCCCTTCGGGGCGCTATACCGTGGGCGTGTGCGTGCCGCATTTCAAGGATCCCTACTGGGACGTCGTGAACTACGGGATCATGGACGAAGCCCGGCGGCTCGGCGTCGGCGTGCGCATGACCATGGCCGGGGGGTACGACCTGGGGGACGTTCAGGTGGAGCACCTGCGCGGACATCTCAAGGACGGGGTGGACGGCGTGATCCTGGCGGCCGTGGACTACGAAGGCGGCGCTTCGGTCATCGCCGAACTGCGCGAGGCGGGCATCCCGGTGGTCGAGGTGGTCAACGATATCCTGGCCCCGGCCGTGTCCGCCAAGGTCCTGGTTTCCTTCCATGAAGTCGGCTACCTCGTGGGCGAATACGTGGCCGGACACGCCGAAAAGGCCGGGCTGAGTACGGTGCGCATCGCTTTTTTCCCCGGCCCGCGCAATGCGGGTTGGGCCCCGGAAACGCTGGACGGATTCATGGAAGCCATGGACCGTTACCCGGGGCGGGTGGACATGGTGGACGTGGCCTGGGGGGACACCGGGAGCGCGGAACAAGCCGGGCTGTTGCGCCGGACTCTGGGCGAACATCCGGACGTGGATTACGTGGTCGGCAACGCCGTGGCCGTCGAGGCCGCGCCGGAGATCCTCCAGGAGCTGGGCCTGGCCGGCAGGGTTTCGGTGGTCGCGTCCTATCTCACGCCGCCCCTGTATGACCGCATCCGGGGCGGCGAGGTCCTGGCGGCGGCCGCCGACTTGAATCTCTACCAGGGACGCATGGCCATGGACATGATGGTCCGTATTTTCAACGGCGAGATTCCGGGCCGGGACTTCCCGTTCCGTTCCGGGCCGTTCATCCATATGGTCACCGCCGGAAACCTCAGGAACTATCCCGTCGAGCGACTGCTCGGACCGCACGGCTACCAGTCGGTTCTTTCCTTGGATCTGGAGGAATAAGCTGTGTTTCACCTGGCCGACTCGCGAATACGGACCAAGCTCTACGTGGCCTATGCCGGAGCGTTTCTGGTCATTTTCCTGGTGGCCGGCGGCATCATCCACGCCCAGGTCAAGGACATCCTGCGCCGGGACATCGAGAAAGAGCTGACCCGAACCACCGAGGCCCTGCGCACCATGGTCCGTTCCTCGGTGGACATGGCCATCCGCAACTATATGCGGGCCGTGTCCGAGAAGTGCCTGGACGAGGCCCGGTATCTGCAACGTCAGGTCAAACGGGGGCGCCTGAGCGAGGCCCGGGCCAAGGCGCTGGCCCGGGACATCTTCCTGAGCCAGACCATCGGCCAGACCGGCCGGGTCTACTGCCTGGACAGCCAAGGGGTCATGGTCGTGCACCACAAGCACAGCTTGATCGGCGTGGACATGTCCGGCCTGGCCTTCGTGCGTGAGCAGATCCGGCGCAAGCAGGGGTATATGACCTATGACTGGAAGGAACCCCAGGAGAACCACAGTCGCGCCAAGGCTGTGTACATGACCTATTTCGAGCCGTGGGATTGGATCATCTCGGCCGCCTCCTATCGCGAGGAGTTCGTTCAGATGATCAACGTGGAGGACTTTCGCACGCGATTCTTCGAACTGCGTTCAGGCAAGTCCGGTTATCCCTTCGTACTTGATTACGACGGCTACCTGCTCATCCACCCCTATCTGCGCGGGCTCCATTTTCGCGACTACGAGTCGCCTGGATTGCGCAATGTAGCCGAGCGCATCGTTACCGAGCGCAACGGGCATCTGGACTACCTGTGGCGCAATCCGGGGGAGGCCGGATTGAAGAAGAAGGTGGTCTACTTCAAGGATATTCCCGAACTCGGCTGGGTGGTGGCCTCATCCAGCTACTACGAGGATTTCCAGAAGCCGCTCGACGCCATCAGCTACGTCATGCTCACGGCCCTGGCCGTGGCTGTGCTGTTGATGATCCCGGTGTCCTTCGGCATCGGCGCGCTGATCACCCGGCCCCTCGACAAGCTTCAGGAGAATTTCGCCCGGGCGGCGGACGGCGATTTCTCCGTGCGCATGGAGCAGCACTCCCGCGACGAGCTGGGTTTGCTGGCGGGTTACTTCAACGCTTTCATGGAGCGGTTGACCGCCTACCGCAACGACCTGGAAAACGAGATCACCAACCGACGGGAGACCGAGAAGAAGCTCATCGCCATGGACCAGGCCAAGACCATGTTTCTGGCCTCGGCCTCCCATGAGTTGCGCACGCCGTTGACCTCCATCATCGGCTTCCTGCGTCTTATGGAAAAGAATTTCCAGACTCGCTTCATGCCGGTGCTCGGCCCTCTGGATCCGGTGGGTCGCCATGCGCGCACCTTCGAGAAGAATCTGGGCATCGTCCGCCTGGAGGCGAACCGATTGGGCAGACTGGTCAACGATCTCCTGGACCTGAGCAAGATCGAGGCGGGGGACATGGGGTGGCGCGACAGCATCCTATCCGTGGACAGCGTCCTGCGCCGGGCGGGCGCGGCCTCGGCCGCCCTGGCCGAGGAGAAGCCGGGCGTCGAACTGGTGGTCGAGTCCCTGGCCGAGCCCATGGCCATTCTGGCCGACGCGGACAAGATCCACCAGGTGCTCATCAACCTGCTCAGCAATGCCTTCAAGAACACCGATGCGGGAAGCGTGACCCTGTCCGTCGTGAAGACGGAAGGGGACGTGACTTTTTCGGTTTGTGATACGGGCCGGGGCATTTCCGAGGACGAGCGGGAGAAGATATTCGACATCTTCTACCAGGGGCGGGACGCGAACAACCGCTCCACCCGGGTCTTCGGGACCGGGCTCGGACTGTCCATCTGCCGCAGGATCGTGGCCCATTACGGTAGTCGGCTGGAGGTGGATTCCGCGATAGGCAAGGGGAGTTGCTTCCATTTCACCCTTCCCCTCGGGGAGCGGGAGGTTTAGGCAGGCTCTGGCCGCCGGGGGGCGTCCTCCGCCTCGGCGTTCAGGGCGAAGGGCAGGGCCACGAAAAAGGTGCTGCCCTTGCCCAATGTGCTTTCCACCCAGATCTTTCCGTGCAGTTTTTCGATCAGGTACTTGGAGATGGTCAGGCCCACGCCCGGGCCGGAAAGCCGTTTGGTCATGACCTTTTCCCCGATTTCGAAGCTTTGGAAGATGGTTTCCTGGCGGTCGGCCGGGATGCCGACGCCCGTGTCCGTGACCGCGAAGCGGATCATGACCCGGTCCTGGCCCGCTCCGGCGAAGAGCTCGGGGTCGATGCGCACGTCCAGGGTGACCTTGCCCTTTTCTGTGTAACGGAAGGCGTTGAGCAGGATGTTGTGCAGCGCCTGGGTGGTCTCCAATGGCGCGCCGTACACGGTGTCGGGCAGGTCGTCCCCGGGCACGAATTCGAAGTCCACCTTTTTTCGCTCGGCATAGGCCTGGAATACGGCGGCCAGCCGGGACAGGACCTTGGGAAAGTCGAAGAATTTGTAGTCGATCCGCACCGCGTCGGATTCAAGCATGGTCAGGTCCAGGAGTTGGTCGAAGAGTCCGGCCAGTTGGGCGGCCCCTTCGTGGAGCGGACGGATCAGTTCCAGCCGCTCGGGGTCGGTGTCCAGCTCCAGGAGCAGGCTGGACAGCCCCATGATGTGGTTCAGCGGGGTGCGCAATTCGTGGCTGATGTTGGCCAGGAAAGCCGATTTTGCCCGGCTGGACTGGTCCGCCAGTTCCTTGCTCTTTTCGAGCTCCAGGGTCCGCATGCGGACCTTTTCCTCAAGTTCGCGGTTCTGGTTGTAGAGGGCCAGGTGGGTCTTGATGCGGGCTTGGACGATGGCCGGGTTGACCGGTTTGGTGATGTAGTCCACGGCGCCGAGGGCCAGGCCCTTGGCCTCGTCCTCGCTTTGGGACTTGGCGGTGATGAAGATGACCGGGATCTGGCTGGTGCGCTTGTCGCTCTTGAGTCGGCGGCAGACTTCATAGCCGTCCATCTCGGGCATCATGATGTCCAGGAGGATTATATCCGGGAGCGAGTTGGCGACGATGTCCAAGGCCGTGACCCCGTTGAGCGCGACCAGCAGACGATAGTCGTCCTTGAGCACATCCACCAGGAGGTCGATGTTCAGTCGGTTGTCGTCCACGACCAGGACGGTGGGGCGTTCACTCATCTTGCGGCTCCATGGTTGCGAGGGCTCTATTTGGGTTACCGTATTTCGAATTTTGGAGCAAGGGACTCCGAAAGGTAATCCCACAGATGGACGCCTTTGGGTCACAGCCCCTTCTTGGGGTCGAAATCCTGGCCCAGGGCGGCCGGAGCTTCAATGGACCAGCCCTTTGAAAACGTCTTGAGGAAGGGGTGGCGGCGGACGAGGTCCTGAACCCAGCCCATGCGGCCCATATTCACGGCCAGCAGGGTCAGGATCATCATCGGGAAGGGAGCTACCTGGAATACCGGGGCCGGAATGGACGGGAAGATTTCCTGGAGATGGATGCCGGAGACCTGCAAGGCGGCGAAGAAGAACGCGCCGAGCGCGGCGCGTACCGGATGCCAGCCGCCGAAGATGACGATGGCCAGGGCGATCCAGCCCGCGCCTTCGCATCCCTGGGGCCGCCCCCAGCCCGGCTTCACGGCCAGGGAATAGGCACCGCCGGCCAGCCCTACCAGGGCGCCGCCCGCCAGACAGTAGTACAGCCGCACCAGCCGCACCCGGATGCCGCGTCCGAAGGCCGCGCGCGGGGATTCGCCCACTGCGCGCAGGCGCATGCCGCCCTCGGTGCGGTACATCCACCACCAACAGAACGCGACGGCCGCCAGGCTCAGGTAGACCACCGGCGACTGGGAGCCGAAGATCAGGCCGACGAAGGGTGCGCCGGACATGCCGGGAATGGTCCACAGGCCGAGGTCCGGCCCGGGCTGGCGGGAAAAGTTGTGGCCCAGGAAGTAGGCCAGATCGCGCGAGAGCAGGGTCAGGATGAAGCCCACGGCCAGCTGGGACTGGCCCAGGTAGATGCCTATGACGCCGAGCACTCCCGCGATGGCCGCGCCCACGGCCGCGCCCGCGGCCATGCCGAGCCACGGCGAGTTGAAGGTGACCGAACAGGCGAAGGCGGCCATGGCGGCCAGCAGGATGGAGCCGTCCAGGGAGAGATTGATGATCCCGGCCTTCTCGGTCAGGGTTTCGCCCAGGGTGGCCAGCACCAGGGGCGCTCCGGCCATCAGGATGGCCGCGATGGTCAG
Encoded here:
- a CDS encoding cache domain-containing protein, which encodes MFHLADSRIRTKLYVAYAGAFLVIFLVAGGIIHAQVKDILRRDIEKELTRTTEALRTMVRSSVDMAIRNYMRAVSEKCLDEARYLQRQVKRGRLSEARAKALARDIFLSQTIGQTGRVYCLDSQGVMVVHHKHSLIGVDMSGLAFVREQIRRKQGYMTYDWKEPQENHSRAKAVYMTYFEPWDWIISAASYREEFVQMINVEDFRTRFFELRSGKSGYPFVLDYDGYLLIHPYLRGLHFRDYESPGLRNVAERIVTERNGHLDYLWRNPGEAGLKKKVVYFKDIPELGWVVASSSYYEDFQKPLDAISYVMLTALAVAVLLMIPVSFGIGALITRPLDKLQENFARAADGDFSVRMEQHSRDELGLLAGYFNAFMERLTAYRNDLENEITNRRETEKKLIAMDQAKTMFLASASHELRTPLTSIIGFLRLMEKNFQTRFMPVLGPLDPVGRHARTFEKNLGIVRLEANRLGRLVNDLLDLSKIEAGDMGWRDSILSVDSVLRRAGAASAALAEEKPGVELVVESLAEPMAILADADKIHQVLINLLSNAFKNTDAGSVTLSVVKTEGDVTFSVCDTGRGISEDEREKIFDIFYQGRDANNRSTRVFGTGLGLSICRRIVAHYGSRLEVDSAIGKGSCFHFTLPLGEREV
- the torT gene encoding TMAO reductase system periplasmic protein TorT, which codes for MPVERPVIRRRPRALVVLFRAGILALFTLWAAVPSPAADDAAPWWPIPVKSYYGIYDPGSKRPGQASVSLNRPKLEEWAPPRRPSGRYTVGVCVPHFKDPYWDVVNYGIMDEARRLGVGVRMTMAGGYDLGDVQVEHLRGHLKDGVDGVILAAVDYEGGASVIAELREAGIPVVEVVNDILAPAVSAKVLVSFHEVGYLVGEYVAGHAEKAGLSTVRIAFFPGPRNAGWAPETLDGFMEAMDRYPGRVDMVDVAWGDTGSAEQAGLLRRTLGEHPDVDYVVGNAVAVEAAPEILQELGLAGRVSVVASYLTPPLYDRIRGGEVLAAAADLNLYQGRMAMDMMVRIFNGEIPGRDFPFRSGPFIHMVTAGNLRNYPVERLLGPHGYQSVLSLDLEE
- a CDS encoding PAS domain S-box protein, encoding MVEFTNLDQCMRRVSELEDELASVERRWRGALEHLPRMGVGLDPEGRVVSANRCFLEATGWTFDEIRGQDWFDLFLPEDARRDAREVFLDILARREIGPHSCHTDEIFTRDGRLRTVSWFSIPSSVPGGGVTSLGDDLTVHEPSRQIGMLDEERLNLALDAARGLVWDLDCETRQIFVSPQLTSLLGYGLDAAPDSVEGWLELVHPDDQSGIEAALWEAAKRRDAFEGEMRIRTSDGSWKWILIRGKMVASAGGEGSARMVGTLQDIHARKTAEEELRRAKMAADLANSALKLNMAHLRTLMETMPELVWVKDENGVFLFCNHRFERLYGAREADIVGRTDYDFVDADQADAFRAHDLRAMTSGKPCINEELVTYSDDGHEEYLETIKTPLYDDDGELLGVLGVARDITERKRIADDLKESELRFKVLHNASFGGIAIHDGGILLDCNQGLSDITGYSQEELVGMDGLDLVAEPMRAEVREKIRAQYNRPYETVGLRKDGSEYPLRVAAKSIPHKGCSVRVVEFRDITERKRAENELKDSERRHRVIFENSPLGMIRFGRDGRILDCNDRSVEMIGTCREQLIGFSMLYESNRDMCRALTRAISGHPSSYEDYYRSEVGQREAFLHVQFNPVNPGQSPTEVIATLEDFSERKLDQDALRRAKEQAEAFSRSKTEFLTNMSHEIRTPLNGIMGMLQLMQSTGLTPEQGEYSGAALQSARRLMNLLTDILDLSRVEAGKLVVRNAPFDLVETCEQVCDLFKLTSSQSGVALGCEQGENVPRRVVGDAVRLQQVLTNLLGNAFKFTAEGRVVLAAHRLQDSPSDDYRILFSVADTGEGIPDGKVGTLFDAFTQVSEGYTKRHQGAGLGLSICRNLIDLMGGTLAIESKEGRGTTLYVSLPFGKGDETAPAVVPPQSRTGIVLEPLSILLAEDERVNSLVMRRVLEKGGHRVVVVENGAQVLETLRSASFDVILMDIQMPVLDGVETARAIRAGKAGADRADIPLVAVTAYAMVGDREKFIEAGMDGYVVKPVEVEKLEQALAEACPWSVR
- a CDS encoding ABC transporter permease; translated protein: MDTFALTIAAILMAGAPLVLATLGETLTEKAGIINLSLDGSILLAAMAAFACSVTFNSPWLGMAAGAAVGAAIAGVLGVIGIYLGQSQLAVGFILTLLSRDLAYFLGHNFSRQPGPDLGLWTIPGMSGAPFVGLIFGSQSPVVYLSLAAVAFCWWWMYRTEGGMRLRAVGESPRAAFGRGIRVRLVRLYYCLAGGALVGLAGGAYSLAVKPGWGRPQGCEGAGWIALAIVIFGGWHPVRAALGAFFFAALQVSGIHLQEIFPSIPAPVFQVAPFPMMILTLLAVNMGRMGWVQDLVRRHPFLKTFSKGWSIEAPAALGQDFDPKKGL
- a CDS encoding response regulator; translated protein: MSERPTVLVVDDNRLNIDLLVDVLKDDYRLLVALNGVTALDIVANSLPDIILLDIMMPEMDGYEVCRRLKSDKRTSQIPVIFITAKSQSEDEAKGLALGAVDYITKPVNPAIVQARIKTHLALYNQNRELEEKVRMRTLELEKSKELADQSSRAKSAFLANISHELRTPLNHIMGLSSLLLELDTDPERLELIRPLHEGAAQLAGLFDQLLDLTMLESDAVRIDYKFFDFPKVLSRLAAVFQAYAERKKVDFEFVPGDDLPDTVYGAPLETTQALHNILLNAFRYTEKGKVTLDVRIDPELFAGAGQDRVMIRFAVTDTGVGIPADRQETIFQSFEIGEKVMTKRLSGPGVGLTISKYLIEKLHGKIWVESTLGKGSTFFVALPFALNAEAEDAPRRPEPA
- a CDS encoding SLC13 family permease, producing MPIPLPPNTHALAVLLLTGLALILFSRDKLPLETSSLVVLVCLAVGFELFPFEADGVRLRAVDFFLGFGNEALVAVCALMIAGQGILRTGALDPVGRSLARFWRISPSLSLLLTLLLGGLISAFINNVPVVVLLLPVLISVSLKTNTPATRVLMPMGFSTLLGGTATTIGTSTNLLVVAVAAEMGLAPFSMFDFAVPAVLAGLIGTAYLWLIAPRLLPDRAIRIADASPRIFTAHLAVAEGGPLDGKPLLTALDLTGGKMQIDALERGEGNELMLLPDVTLLPGDHMVVSDTPERLKEFERLLSGTLYPAGSEDKPVSEDNPLAETDQQIAEIAVFQGSMLHGITLNDYHFFERTGLVALAIHRSGRRYERIRDHVGDIRLRVGDILLVQGPRRSIAELKQNTDFLVLDSTMDLPYSRKAPLALAIMLAVILAAALGLLPIAISATAGALLMILTGCLAWRDATRALSVQVILIVVTSLALGTAMIRTGGAQYLGSTFVALSGNASPAMVLSGLMLLMAGLTNVISNNATAVIGTPIAVSIARQMGLPPEPFVLAVLFGANMSYATPMAYKTNLLVMNAGEYAFSDFLKVGAPLVLIMWGALSFLLPFFYM